TAAAACTAGATGATCAATCCCCGTAATCATTAACTGAGGTTTAACAAAATTATTCACCAATCTTTCTGGATAAGCTTTTTGAATAATAGTATGGGAAAGAGAACCCCATGCTTGTATTTTTAGCCCATGTAAAACTTTTTCATTAGAGAAATAAGTTTGGATAATCTCCACTCCAAGGCGTTTAGTTTGATTCAAAAAAGCTAGTATATCTTTCACATAAAAGGCAATATCGGCAATTCCAGGGGGATGAATTTTTAGATAATCTGCCGTCGGACTTAAAGAATCCAACGGAGCAGAGATATAAAATAATACAGAATTATTGCCTAATAATTCCGTTACTGTAGAGTCTTTCACCCATTTACCCAAAAAAGTCAAGCCAATCTTTTCTTGAAACCAGTTGCTTGTTTGTGTAATATTTTCAACATAAAAATGAATATAAGCGATATCCATATTAAAAGGTTAATCAAAGTTATTTATATGCTGAGATTAACCCGAAGCGAATTAATCCTCGACGATAACCACGACTCATTAGTCTTAAAGATAGCGCAGCATTTATCGTTTGCCAACCTGCTTTAATCAGTCCTATTAAAGCTTGTGGCTTAATTGCTGAATCGATTACCACATCCCAAAATGGAGCTACCGCAGTTGACCAGTCATCACTACGTACCTCTTTAAATCCACATTTTTCGACGATATCTTTATATTCATCCAAAGAGATTACATAAGGCAAACAATAAACTTGATAAATTTTCTCTAAATGTTTTTTTTCATCTTTAGTTAAAGGCTGAGAGTCAATAGGACGATGACACCAGGTAGCCAAGATTAATTGTCCTCCTGGTTGTAAAACTCGATAACATTCTTGTAAAAATTGCCTTTTATCTGGCATGTGTTCCCCGCTTTCTAGTGACCAGACTAGGTCAAAACTATCAGATTTAAAGGGCATTTTTAAGGCATCTTGCACCTGAAACTGAACTTGAGTAGTTAATCCATTCTGTGCTGCTCTTTCTGTAGCTCTAGTAGCTTGTACAGGAGATAAGGTAATTCCGATTACTTGTGCTGCAAAATTTTGGGCTAAGTAAAGGCTACTTCCTCCAATTCCACAGCCCACATCTAAAATTTTTTGGGGCCAGTGCTCTTTTTCTAGGCATCCGGACCATTTTAATAGTTCTTTAATCATCTCAATTTGAGCTTGGCGGCGCTCTAAAGGCAACTTACCATCAAGACCGTAATAACCATGGTGCATATGTTCGCCCCAGATTTGTTCCCACAAACCACTCGAAGCATCATAAAATTGCTGAATTTTGGTTGCTAAATCTTTTTCCATGAGTTTTAAGGGTTATATTAAGTACCTAGACAAGATTATTTACATTGTTATACAATGGATTTGTTAATCATTACACTACTTAGATCTGAG
The DNA window shown above is from Gloeocapsa sp. DLM2.Bin57 and carries:
- a CDS encoding methyltransferase domain-containing protein — translated: MEKDLATKIQQFYDASSGLWEQIWGEHMHHGYYGLDGKLPLERRQAQIEMIKELLKWSGCLEKEHWPQKILDVGCGIGGSSLYLAQNFAAQVIGITLSPVQATRATERAAQNGLTTQVQFQVQDALKMPFKSDSFDLVWSLESGEHMPDKRQFLQECYRVLQPGGQLILATWCHRPIDSQPLTKDEKKHLEKIYQVYCLPYVISLDEYKDIVEKCGFKEVRSDDWSTAVAPFWDVVIDSAIKPQALIGLIKAGWQTINAALSLRLMSRGYRRGLIRFGLISAYK